A genomic window from Fusarium verticillioides 7600 chromosome 5, whole genome shotgun sequence includes:
- a CDS encoding AP-1 complex subunit sigma-1, with protein MCNFLEYKDTKIVYRRYASLFFIAGCSSEDNELITLEIIHRYVEQMDKYYGNVCELDIIFSFTKAYYILDEILLAGELQETSKKNVLRCIGQQDSLEDMEVSHDQLDKL; from the exons ATGTGCAACTTTCTAGAATATAAGG ATACAAAGATTGTCTATCGTCGATATGcatcactcttcttcatcgccggATGCTCTTCCGAAGATAACGAGCTGATCACCCTCGAAATTATCCACCGATACGTCGAACAGATGGACAAGTACTACGGCAACGTTTGCGAgctcgacatcatcttctctttcacCAAGGCGTACTATATTCTCGACGAAATCCTCCTCGCTGGCGAGCTGCAGGAAACGAGCAAAAAGAATGTTCTTCGCTGCATCGGCCAGCAGGACTCCCTTGAAGATATGGAGGTAAGTCATGACCAGCTTGATAAACTATGA
- a CDS encoding FACT complex subunit SPT16: protein MAEIKIDSKLFQERISHFVTAWKNDLRSKDGLFNGAQSLIVMMGKVEEIPEFHKNNAIHFWLLGYEFPTTLMLFTLDTLYILTTAKKAKHLEQLKGGRFPIEVLVRGKDAAENEKLFIKLADKIKEAGNKVGTIAKDTSRGPFVDEWKKLFNDQCKDVTQVDISAALSTYAFAVKDESELRAMRTASKACVALMTPYFLDEMSNILDAEKKVKHSALADKVDKKLDDNQFWKTVELPSKGKLPSDLDPAQLDWILGPSIQSGGKYDLRFAGEPNDENLHANIIIAAMGLRYKSYCSTIARTYLVDPNKSQESNYKLLTLIHNTIIKEIRDGMTAKEVYGRAISIIKSKKPDMEKHFLKNVGWGIGLENKDPTLILNAKNQRVLKDGMTLIINTGFQDIENPSPQDKNSKIYALVLTDTIRVTSAEPVVFTAEAPTSADANSFFFKDDEEAEPAPKKEKKDSRVGAVATKNITSTRLRSERTTQVANDDLEKKRREHQKELAARKQREGLARFSESTSGQNGGEVKKFKRFESYKRDNQFPSKIKNLEVVVDIKNNTVVLPIMGRPVPFHINTIKNASKSDEGDWAFLRINFLSPGQGVGRKDDQPFEDASAHFVRSLTFRSSDGERYNEIATQISNMKRDVVKKEQEKKDMEDVVEQDKLVEIRNRRPAVLDNVYIRPAMEGKRVPGKVEIHQNGIRYISPLNAQHRVDILFSNVKHLFFQPCQHELIVIIHIHLKDPIIVGNKKKTKDVQFYREATDIQFDETGNRKRKYRYGDEDEFEAEQEERRRRAELDRLFQGFAQKIAEAGRNEGIEVDMPVRDLGFHGVPFRSNVFVQPTTDCLIQVVEPPFMVITIEEVEIAHLERVQFGLKNFDMVFVFKDFTRPPYHVNTIPVEFLDQVKEWLDSSDIAYTEGPLNLNWPTIMKTVTADTHQFFADGGWSFLQADSDDDDGEGESEQESAFEMDEDEFDEESESSDEGSDFGSNASDDDEDAELDSDEEGEDWDELERKAKKRDRESAMEDEDRGGKKKRKR from the exons AtggccgagatcaagattgacagcaagctcttccaggaGCGCATCTCCCACTTTGTCACTGCCTGGAAGAATGACCTGCGCTCCAAGGATGGCCTGTTCAACGGCGCTCAGTCCCTCATTGTGATGATGggcaaagttgaagagatcccTGAATTTCACAAGAACAATGCGATTCAC TTCTGGCTTCTTGGATACGAGTTTCCGACGACCCTTATGTTGTTCACCCTGGACACGTTGTACATCCTCACAACAGCAAAGAAAG CCAAGCATCTCGAACAGCTGAAAGGGGGCCGATTTCCAATCGAAGTCCTTGTGCGAGGCAAGGATGCCGCCGAAaacgagaagctcttcatcaagcttgcCGACAAGATTAAGGAGGCAGGA AACAAGGTCGGCACCATTGCCAAAGACACCTCCCGAGGACCCTTCGTCgatgagtggaagaagctcttcaacgatCAGTGCAAGGATGTGACCCAGGTCGACATTTCCGCCGCCCTTTCTACCTACGCCTTTGCCGTAAAGGACGAGAGCGAACTCCGAGCCATGCGAACCGCCTCCAAGGCTTGTGTTGCCTTGATGACCCCCTACTTCCTTGACGAAATGtccaacatcctcgatgcCGAAAAGAAAGTCAAACACTCCGCACTCGCCGACAAGGTCGATAAGAAGCTCGACGACAACCAATTCTGGAAGACAGTCGAGTTGCCTAGCAAGGGCAAACTTCCCTCGGACCTCGATCCCGCTCAGTTGGACTGGATTCTGGGACCTTCGATCCAGAGCGGTGGCAAGTACGATCTTCGATTTGCCGGTGAACCCAACGACGAAAACCTTCACGCgaacatcatcattgccgCCATGGGGCTTCGGTACAAGTCTTACTGTTCTACCATCGCCCGAACCTACCTCGTCGACCCCAACAAGTCTCAGGAGAGCAACTATAAGCTTCTTACTCTCATCCACAACACTatcatcaaggagattcGTGATGGTATGACAGCGAAGGAGGTTTATGGCAGGGCCATCAGCATTAtaaagagcaagaagccaGACATGGAGAAGCATTTCCTAAAGAACGTTGGTTGGGGTATCGGATTAGAGAACAAGGATCCTACTTTGattctcaacgccaagaacCAGCGGGTTCTGAAGGACGGTAtgactctcatcatcaatactggattccaagacatcgagaacCCGTCCCCCCAGGATAAGAACAGCAAGATCTATGCGCTCGTCCTGACCGACACTATACGAGTCACTTCGGCAGAGCCCGTGGTGTTCACGGCTGAGGCCCCAACAAGCGCCGATGCTAACTCGTTtttcttcaaggatgatgaagaagcagagcctGCCCctaagaaggagaagaaggactcGCGAGTTGGCGCCGTTGCGACCAAGAATAtcacaagcacaagactTCGCTCAGAACGCACAACCCAAGTCGCTAacgacgaccttgagaagaagcgacgGGAGCATCAGAAGGAACTTGCAGCGAGAAAGCAAAGGGAGGGTCTCGCCAGGTTTTCAGAATCCACGAGTGGCCAAAACGGtggcgaggtcaagaagttcaagcgTTTCGAGTCTTACAAGAGAGACAATCAGTTTCccagcaagatcaagaacctcgaggttgtcgtcgatatcaagaacaacacaGTCGTTTTACCCATCATGGGCCGCCCTGTTCCTTTCCACATCAACACTATCAAGAACGCGAGTAAAAGCGACGAGGGTGACTGGGCATTCTTGCGTATCAATTTCCTATCCCCTGGCCAGGGTGTAGGCCGGAAGGATGACCAGCCCTTCGAAGATGCATCGGCGCACTTCGTTCGAAGTTTGACCTTCCGATCGTCTGATGGTGAGAGATACAATGAAATAGCGACTCAGATCTCCAACATGAAGCGCGATGTGGTTaagaaggagcaggaaaagaaggacatGGAGGATGTCGTCGAGCAGGACAAACTCGTCGAGATAAGGA ACCGACGACCGGCTGTGCTGGACAACGTTTACATCCGTCCAGCCATGGAAGGCAAGAGAGTACCAGGCAAGGTCGAGATTCACCAGAACGGTATACGATATATCTCGCCCCTCAACGCACAGCACCGAGTGGATATACTGTTTTCCAACGTCAAGCACCTGTTTTTTCAACCTTGTCAGCACGAGTTGATTGTCATCATTCACATTCATCTCAAGGACCCGATCATTGTtggcaacaagaagaagacgaaggatGTTCAGTTCTACCGAGAAGCCACAGACATTCAGTTCGATGAGACGGGTAACCGCAAGCGAAAGTACCGTTAtggtgacgaggatgagTTCGAGGCAGAACAAGAGGAACGACGTCGCAGAGCCGAGTTGGATCGACTGTTCCAAGGCTTTGCTCAGAAGATTGCCGAGGCTGGCCGCAACGAAGGCATCGAGGTCGACATGCCTGTTCGTGACCTTGGTTTCCATGGTGTGCCATTCCGAAGCAATGTCTTTGTGCAACCTACCACGGACTGCCTCATTCAGGTTGTCGAGCCTCCTTTTATGGTCATTACCattgaggaagttgagattgCCCACCTGGAACGTGTTCAGTTCGGCCTGAAGAACTTTGATAtggtctttgtcttcaagGATTTTACACGGCCCCCTTACCacgtcaacaccatcccCGTCGAGTTCCTTGACCAGGTCAAGGAATGGCTCGACTCCTCGGATATCGCCTACACAGAAGGTCCTCTTAACCTCAACTGGCCAACTATCATGAAGACAGTCACTGCGGACACCCACCAGTTCTTTGCTGATGGTGGTTGGTCTTTCTTGCAAGCTGactctgacgatgatgatggcgagggtGAGTCTGAGCAAGAATCGGCCTTTGAGATGGACGAGGACGAATTCGATGAGGAGTCTGAATCAAGTGACGAAGGATCCGATTTTGGCAGCAATGCAagcgatgacgacgaagatgcAGAGCTCGACAGTGACGAAGAGGGTGAGGATTGGGATGAGCTCGagcgcaaggccaagaagcgcGATCGTGAGAGTGCcatggaggatgaagaccgaggaggcaagaagaagcgcaagcgcTAA
- a CDS encoding AP-1 complex subunit sigma-1 gives MAIQYLILLSRQGKVRLAKWFTTLSPKDKAKIVKDVSQLVLARRTRMCNFLEYKDTKIVYRRYASLFFIAGCSSEDNELITLEIIHRYVEQMDKYYGNVCELDIIFSFTKAYYILDEILLAGELQETSKKNVLRCIGQQDSLEDMEVSHDQLDKL, from the exons atggccattcA ATATCTCATTCTCCTATCCCGTCAGGGCAAAGTG CGTCTCGCCAAATGGTTCACAACACTATcccccaaggacaaggccaagatcgtcaaggATGTATCTCAGCTTGTGCTCGCTCGAAGAACGCGCATGTGCAACTTTCTAGAATATAAGG ATACAAAGATTGTCTATCGTCGATATGcatcactcttcttcatcgccggATGCTCTTCCGAAGATAACGAGCTGATCACCCTCGAAATTATCCACCGATACGTCGAACAGATGGACAAGTACTACGGCAACGTTTGCGAgctcgacatcatcttctctttcacCAAGGCGTACTATATTCTCGACGAAATCCTCCTCGCTGGCGAGCTGCAGGAAACGAGCAAAAAGAATGTTCTTCGCTGCATCGGCCAGCAGGACTCCCTTGAAGATATGGAGGTAAGTCATGACCAGCTTGATAAACTATGA
- a CDS encoding AP-1 complex subunit sigma-1 codes for MAIQYLILLSRQGKVRLAKWFTTLSPKDKAKIVKDVSQLVLARRTRMCNFLEYKDTKIVYRRYASLFFIAGCSSEDNELITLEIIHRYVEQMDKYYGNVCELDIIFSFTKAYYILDEILLAGELQETSKKNVLRCIGQQDSLEDMEVEDEVTKIM; via the exons atggccattcA ATATCTCATTCTCCTATCCCGTCAGGGCAAAGTG CGTCTCGCCAAATGGTTCACAACACTATcccccaaggacaaggccaagatcgtcaaggATGTATCTCAGCTTGTGCTCGCTCGAAGAACGCGCATGTGCAACTTTCTAGAATATAAGG ATACAAAGATTGTCTATCGTCGATATGcatcactcttcttcatcgccggATGCTCTTCCGAAGATAACGAGCTGATCACCCTCGAAATTATCCACCGATACGTCGAACAGATGGACAAGTACTACGGCAACGTTTGCGAgctcgacatcatcttctctttcacCAAGGCGTACTATATTCTCGACGAAATCCTCCTCGCTGGCGAGCTGCAGGAAACGAGCAAAAAGAATGTTCTTCGCTGCATCGGCCAGCAGGACTCCCTTGAAGATATGGAG GTCGAGGACGAAGTTACAAAGATCATGTaa
- a CDS encoding AP-1 complex subunit sigma-1 — MCNFLEYKDTKIVYRRYASLFFIAGCSSEDNELITLEIIHRYVEQMDKYYGNVCELDIIFSFTKAYYILDEILLAGELQETSKKNVLRCIGQQDSLEDMEVEDEVTKIM; from the exons ATGTGCAACTTTCTAGAATATAAGG ATACAAAGATTGTCTATCGTCGATATGcatcactcttcttcatcgccggATGCTCTTCCGAAGATAACGAGCTGATCACCCTCGAAATTATCCACCGATACGTCGAACAGATGGACAAGTACTACGGCAACGTTTGCGAgctcgacatcatcttctctttcacCAAGGCGTACTATATTCTCGACGAAATCCTCCTCGCTGGCGAGCTGCAGGAAACGAGCAAAAAGAATGTTCTTCGCTGCATCGGCCAGCAGGACTCCCTTGAAGATATGGAG GTCGAGGACGAAGTTACAAAGATCATGTaa
- a CDS encoding BUD32 protein kinase, with protein sequence MATTTATVTADPAPQAHQFPLPKILEYPASTPPILITQGAEGRLYKTTYLLPDIPCALKYRPPKPWRHPILDQRLTKHRILSEARILAKCRRDGVRVPAVYAVDESAGWLMLEWISGGPVRKSINERLGNRTEGIENDAELKDLMRRIGTAIGNMHKVGIVHGDLTTSNMMLQPPADPQDGNSLHGELVIIDLGLASGSISDEDRAVDLYVLERAFGSTHPRAECLFPEVLEAYGQTFKQAQIVLKKLEDVRMRGRKRSMLG encoded by the coding sequence ATGGCGACAACTACAGCGACGGTGACGGCCGACCCCGCGCCGCAAGCGCACCAGTTTCCCCTCCCAAAGATCCTCGAATACCCCGCGTCGACCCCGCCAATCCTCATCACCCAAGGTGCCGAGGGTCGCCTCTACAAAACCACTTACCTATTACCCGATATTCCCTGCGCCCTCAAGTATCGCCCTCCCAAGCCCTGGCGTCACCCGATTCTTGATCAGCGGCTCACGAAACACCGGATACTTTCGGAAGCTCGTATTCTTGCAAAGTGTCGCCGCGATGGGGTCCGTGTACCAGCTGTATATGCTGTGGATGAATCTGCTGGGTGGTTGATGCTGGAATGGATATCCGGAGGTCCTGTTCGGAAGAGCATCAATGAGCGGCTCGGAAATAGAACTGAAGGCATAGAGAACGatgctgagctgaaggaccTCATGCGAAGGATCGGTACTGCTATTGGCAACATGCACAAGGTTGGCATCGTCCATGGTGACTTGACCACTAGCAACATGATGTTGCAACCCCCAGCTGACCCCCAAGACGGCAATTCTTTGCATGGAGAATTGGTAATAATTGATCTGGGTCTGGCGAGTGGGAGTATATCGGACGAAGACCGGGCAGTGGATCTCTACGTTCTGGAGAGAGCATTTGGTAGCACACATCCAAGAGCAGAGTGCCTCTTTCCAGAGGTGCTTGAGGCCTATGGCCAGACCTTCAAACAGGCCCAGATTGTTCTCAAGAAACTAGAAGACGTGCGGATGAGAGGCCGCAAACGAAGCATGCTTGGGtaa